The genomic DNA TGTTAATAAATATCTGAAGCAATATTCGATTTAATTGTTgcttatatattaattattatagcTAAAAATACAATGAAAATAGTTATGAGTACAAAGTTTCACTCTtgattctattttattctttctatttttctgaCAAGACACATACAGATAagtattttttagaaatttatagTCCATTATGTTAAccttgtatttatttattaattcatgGATCATTAATGGAAATATATGCATAAGCAATTCATAATGATTTTTTGTTTGACATTTAGAATGACAACCATCGAGTTGCTCGAGGATAGGGTTATGGAATTAGAAAAACAGATATATGGACTTgcaaagaaaaatgaaactaaTGATATTTCATTGGAGAATCCTGTAGtcgataatattttacatgtGAATACGCTGATCTCATCTGCAATGTCGGGACGAGAAAAAGCAAATCTAATGATAAAACGATTACcagaattaaataattatctaGATCCGATAATTGAAAGTTCTGAAATACCAATAGAAGCTAAAGTTCAATTGTTACTAGCAATGGCACCAGAAATCAAGCAAAATTATGAAATGTTGAAACAGGTGCAAGAACTAGTGCCCGTGTTAGAAACTGatcgtttaaaaaatgttcCAGAATTGACAAATAAACTCAACGATTTGAATCTATCATATCTTAAATTATATGAAGATACTCAAGGATTAAATAATCATATAAATGAAGTTTTTTCCAAGTACAATGAAGTGATAACTAGTATTTCAAAATCATTGATTACTATAGATGCTATTGTGACAGCAGCTGAAATAGCAAAAATACCCAAAAAACAATTAGATTAAGAAAGGATTgcataaataattcataagaaaaattgttatttattatttcacgaataaaattatttatatttaaaataaaacagctttgtattcatttaaaatacatttatttttatcttagCATGTAAAAATACTTACGCATTCATCAATGACTATGCATAcataaacatattttattattgtatctCTTCATaacaatgtattttattaaaacacttatatattatatacatttatataacCCTATCTATTTCTTAACCTATACCGTCGTTCATTTCAGGAATCCTTCTTTAGGATCTCTGAGACAAACTGTTGATTGAATAACTGGGTGTATTTATCTGATGGTCTCTCGTTTCCAATAAATATTGCTGTTACTCTTTTGAATCTAATAAGAGGATGGACATTACACTAATTAGTAACACTAGACCTTTGTTAATATCTCTCTGACATAGTAAACTGCAAAGTGTATGTCAGCAAGAATCCATTAGAAATAGTTGTTACATGAAACCTGTTGATTATTCAGCAGAGTAAACGAGTGTATTAAACGTTCCACATCTTTTCATATGTATAGAACAGCATTCTTAGGAGACCTATTTCGCTAACTTGTAAAAAAATCTCTTACAATGTTAAGCATATTAAACAGTCACTTTATACAGTATTTACAAACGTCttaattgtaaatatcatGTATCGCCAATTATATGTACCTCcgtcataaattttatttcttatatatagCGCAAAAACTCGCCACGGAATATTGCACTACCTATTAATCGGTATTATAGAGACAGGAAAAAAGATCACGATTCAGAACACTTTTTTCTCATGTAGAATCAATTATGGCCGCGATTGTATTATTATCTGTTGAACGCGTTCTTTGCATTTAAATAGGAACATACCGTTTGGAAAATACAGACGGATACAAATTAAGTACATAGTTTTTATGTCTCGTGAAT from Bombus huntii isolate Logan2020A chromosome 5, iyBomHunt1.1, whole genome shotgun sequence includes the following:
- the LOC126866054 gene encoding uncharacterized protein LOC126866054 isoform X2, producing the protein MTTIELLEDRVMELEKQIYGLAKKNETNDISLENPVVDNILHVNTLISSAMSGREKANLMIKRLPELNNYLDPIIESSEIPIEAKVQLLLAMAPEIKQNYEMLKQVQELVPVLETDRLKNVPELTNKLNDLNLSYLKLYEDTQGLNNHINEVFSKYNEVITSISKSLITIDAIVTAAEIAKIPKKQLD
- the LOC126866054 gene encoding uncharacterized protein LOC126866054 isoform X1; amino-acid sequence: MHKQFIMIFCLTFRMTTIELLEDRVMELEKQIYGLAKKNETNDISLENPVVDNILHVNTLISSAMSGREKANLMIKRLPELNNYLDPIIESSEIPIEAKVQLLLAMAPEIKQNYEMLKQVQELVPVLETDRLKNVPELTNKLNDLNLSYLKLYEDTQGLNNHINEVFSKYNEVITSISKSLITIDAIVTAAEIAKIPKKQLD